The Glycine soja cultivar W05 chromosome 19, ASM419377v2, whole genome shotgun sequence genomic sequence TCTGTCTGCACCTCTGTTTCGTTCATTTCAGCATCTTATATAGTAGTTGGTCGACGCAGCCAGTGGGCTGCAATACTTGTTACCATTGTAGGGGCCATTGTAATGGGTGGTGTTCTTGGTACCATGACATACTATGTGGTGAAATCCAAACGCTCCCGAAGGATGAGGAGGAAGAAAGGGAAGTTCTCTAAGACAGGAACACACTCGTGGCGCCTTTCGAGTTCGGATGATTCGGAAATAAATCCAATCTATGCCATTTGATGTTACTTAATTTGGGACTTCAATGTAAGTTTGATGCTTCTGTTCAAtgcttttgtatttatttatttgtcaagCATTGAGAAGGACTCTTAGCTTAATTTGGAGGTTTCATTTGTTCATAGAGAGTGGCTTTTATGTAAGTAAAATGGTTCCTTGTTACTGAGTGTTTCAAAGGGAACAATATAAGGAAGCCGAAGTGGTTAGTTACTCTGTTTTCTTATaatggttgatttcacaccacACACCATTTGTGAACATTATTATTGCTGCTTTTGTAAAAGTAATTTTGGCTTAGTTTGAAGTATCGattgcaatttttaaaaaaagagattcAAAAGGCCCATAATCTAACCTCCGAGTAACATTCATGATAAAGGGGATAAAATATATAGTTTGgttgttaataaaataatttgttttgggTCTGGTTTTGTAAACAAacgaatttttaaaaaagtcagCCGTAAGGCTCAAAGTCACTTCACTAACAATAAAGATATGGAGTTTGATTCAAATGAGACAAAAAGTGATAATGAAgaacaatttaaatttgatgaaagaaAGGATGAGAGCAGTGTAACTGGTTATGGGTAACACAAATAATGTGACTTGCTTGGAATCAAGAATTTGAGTTTGCTATCAGGGAAAAagttggatttttctcaaataagGTTCATGAGCTGTTGTGTAAGCCCCCGACCATTACTGTGGCCATTAGGCCCCAAAATAGGGCTTCAAGCATGCTTGTATTTGAATAACATTTGTCCTAAAGCCATGATTCCTATAACTTGGATTAACCACAATTTCGAATTGGTACTCCCAGAAAGGTAACCCATCTCCACCATCTTTAATTTATTGactctaatatattttttttctttttgtttgttgggtttttttcttcttttcttgcgTATGATATTATTGTGGTCCACTAGAATGAATCTACACCGTAATCCTTATCTTTGTGGGCTATGTCAGAAATAGGGCAAGCCCTTGGGCAGTGATTGAAGTTATGACTCTTCACGGTGTCCCATTTGCTGATCACTTCCCCGTATGCCGAACtgaaaactcaatttttttgtgtgataaatcataaattaatttagttcatCTTTGTTGGGAATCAAATATTCTCTGTCTGCAAATTCATTTTAAGTACGAAGTTAAAAAATCCTCTCTTGAAGACTGCTTACGTTTAAGCTTAACAATTCTAAGTACAAATGTAATTAACAATTCTAACGTAAGCAGTCTTCAAGAGACGATTTTTAtacatttgtaattaaataatcgTGTAACGTCTCTTTATACAATTAGTACATAGACTGTTTACTCATAAATTACAAATGTATTCCGCTAGGAATGTTTGACAAATGTTGGTGGGTGACAACTGGGATTGAGATTGAAGCAATGGCGTGGTGGTCTCAAACACTCATACAGCCATACGTGTCTGTGTCACGTAGCACACCAAACCAAAGGACCATAAACCCCTCTAATCAAAATACTTTCTCATCCACATTCTTAACCGCTCCTACTTTAATCATTTCCCTTTCcgtttctttttttaaccttAATTAGAGGCAAAGAATTCAATTAATGCATTTTTAACAATTGAAAAACCTaacttaaacattttaaaatttagcaattaaattgacattttttaaataatttaggaaataaattaataattaaatctttttttaacaTCGAATTTTTAATTTGCAACAGGTCCACGGGCAAGTGGGCCAAATTTTTGTACGAAAATCGTATTCACTTACACTCGCAGACAATAAATAGAAAAGTAATACATATTTTAGattgtcatatatatttttgttaatccaGTTCTATACTTCTAATGCCATGCACCTTTTTATACATACATAAAaacatgtattaaaaaatttaggaaaATAACAACCAAATTTCTAAGcttattgattaagaaattagaagaaatatttttattaaaatacttaaaattatattgtttataatttttttcctataatttttacattaatttttttattttcttaattaatatcttaAAGACACTAATTAGTAACACATAAAAATTATCCTGAATAATGTTTTTGACACTCtatctatataaatattttattaataccatatttatttatcttgttacattattattcttattatttacatttttttctcttttattaattttttcatgcaattgtaaattttttgtctttataaataatttatcttacatcacctcaattttaaataactcattcaatttttttaaccagAGTTTCTATTAACAAATTGCTTAACTCTAAGATATTTTTATCTCTTCACTATTTAATACAAATGTTATATAGTTACTTATATAActctaaattttaaacaattgaaaattatatgtatgatactaaaataatatttatttaataaacaacTCTGATTGTAGATACTCCCGGCTATCACGAAACATTTCTGTTTAATTAATTGTGAAAGTTAATGTTATTTTGTATAAACAAACAAGTACGAGCTCAGAGAGAATGGCATattaggaagaagaaagaaatggaaacGTCATGGTGTCCCTGTCGAGTGGAAAATGGCAGTCAACGATTGAACACCATACTGCATGGGACCATTGTATATGCAAAGTTGAAACCAGCAATCTCGACCTAACTCGTgtcgtgcattttttttttcgcgTTTGCTCCATTCATTCTTCTTTTTCACCTCTTATCTTAGTTTCTATCTCTTTTTGACGCGCACTTGAAGATTTGAAGTACTTCCACAAAGGGGGTAACCTTTTTCCTCCGTTGAAAACGAGGGGAAGAAGGTTTCTCAACTGCCCTTTTCACACCTCAACTTCCCGCCTTCTTCACTTGCTTCTCGAACTTCTTCCCTTTTGAAGCTATTAATACTAGTTCCTTATTCAGTTTCTAGATATCTTAGGAAGAGGAGCACAGAAAACCACCCCTCTCTCTCTAAGCACAGCCTAAGATGTCTTACTCATGATTTCCTGGTtagttgttgtttttcttttccactTCAATTAATTATTGCTTACCCATTTTTTGAATTgatttccattttttgtttcaaaagatCAACAACTTCAATTCCCCAATATTCTTGTAGATTTGTTGAATCAATACTGCCTtcccctttttttaaaaaaaaagttgttgctttgaattaaattttggtTCCTATTGCTTacccttgatttttttttttatgtagctATCTCAAATTGCTGCTACAAGCAAGAAGAAGTGGAGTCTGATTGAACTCTGAAGTGGGCAGAATGCGTTTTGAAATCAAGTGGACCTTGAGTGCTTACCGTAGTGTACAATTTTGAATTGCTTTGCCAATATTGCTGGGTGAATTGATACAGTGGGAGGCAATCAATAGTTGTAACTTGGATATTCTTAAGGAAATGTAAACTTGATAAGTTGGAGCTCCACCAAAGTAGTAAAGATACATTCCAAAGATGATGAAGAAACAATTGACAGGCATACGGGGTGATTCTCCCCTACAATCGGCAATCCGAGTTGGAAATTTAGAATTGGTTCTGGAAATCATCTCTCAGAGTCCAGAGGACGAATTAAAGGAGTTgctttcaaaacaaaacaactctTTTGAAACTGCCTTATATGTTGCTGCTGAAAATGGTCATCTTGATATACTGAAGGAATTGATTAGATACCATGATATTGGGTTGGCCAGCTTCAAAGCTAGAAATGGATTCGATCCATTCCATATTGCTGCTAAAAATGGACACTTGGGTAAGTCCCTTAAATGTCCTCAAATGGGTAGGTGTAGGATCCTTGCTAGGTTACTACGTATTGTATATTGGTCCACATGACTTTGCTATACCATGTCATCAGGGTGTTTTGCTAAAGCCATTTGAGCATACCTGTACTTTTGCACTAATTTAGCTTCATCTAGATGAATGTTATGCTACATATCTTAAGAAACTTGGTTATGTTGATTTGATACCCTAAAATATGTATTGTTTCTCTATgatttaagttcttttttttgttttgaatttgccaGAATCTTTATGTCTGTTAGTTTTTTAGGTTTCCAATAGACTCTTATTTATTGAtaatctaaattataattttattatcaatttaaattttggaatttgTCTGAGTGATTTTCACTTTTATTGGTTTGCAGAGATAGTGAAGGTCCTCATGGAGGCCTTTCCTGAAATTTCAATGACTGTTGATCTGTCGAACACTACTGGGTTGCATACTGCTGCAGCACAAGGACACATTGAGGTAGTAAATTTTCTCTTGGAAAAAGGTAGTAGCCTGATAACTATTGCTAAAAGCAATGGGAAAACTGTATTGCATTCTGCTGCAAGAAATGGCTACGTGGAGGTCGTCAAGGCCCTTCTGAGCAAAGAACCTGAAATTGCAATGAGAATTGATAAGAAGGGGCAGACAGCACTCCATATGGCGGTTAAAGGACAGAATCTTGAGTTGGTGGATGAACTCGTGAAACTGAATCCATCTTTGGCAAATATGGTGGATGCCAAGGGAAACACTGCACTGCATATAGCAACCCGGAAAGGTCGTCTACAGGTAAAAGatgctttcttttttgttttctttcttaagAAAGTACTGATGATGTATCGTTCTACGTCAACTGAACTTGTTCTTTTCTTGACATTAGATTCTAGAGTTCTTCATCATCCAAGACCATGAACAACaaactaagtttttttattagctCAAGAATACTATGTGTCTGTGATAATTCAGAAAGGGTCTGGTTTTACTAACATTGATTAACAGATAGTGTATTTCTATCAGAACTTTATAgtaattaaactttaaattggAGATTATTTCAAAGGTAGATGTTTGCTTGTGTTGTGTCCTGGTTAATATAAGAGAAATGAACTTCAAAGTTTAAACCTGCTTATTCAGTGCTTGTGGTGGCTGTGCATTGTGTGACTAGTGTCATAAATGTGAGCATAATTATTGTGATATGGTAAATTGAGTGGGTGAAAATGTAATAACTTGTATaaactgcttttttttttttgggggggggggggggggggtgtacgttgtttgtaaattttaatactCTCAACAATTTGCATTAGTCCTAACTTAGTTTCTTCTGAATTGATTACCTTCAGCAGTTTGATTACATTCTGCAACCATAGTAAGTAAACTTAATACTTTTGCGCTAATCTTGCAGGTTGTTCAGAAGTTACTAGATTGCAGAGAAATAGACACAGATGTTATTAACAAATCTGGAGAAACTGCTTTGGATACTGCTGAGAAAAATGGTCGCCTGGAAATTGCCAACTTTCTGCAACATCGTGGAGCTCAAAGTGCCAAGTCCATCAAGTCACCGACTACAAACACGGCCCTTGAGCTCAAACGAACAGTGAGTGACATAAAAAGTGGGGTTCATAACCAACTGGAACACACAATTAAAACACAAAGACGTATGCAAGGTATAGCGAAGCGAATCAACAAAATGCACACCGAGGGGCTTAACAATGCGATCAACTCCAACACTGTAGTTGCTGTCCTTATTGCAACAGTTGCTTTTGCTGCCATATTTAATGTCCCGGGCCAGTATCCTGAGAAACAAAATGAACTCTCTCCTGGAATGTCTCCTGGGGAAGCATATATTGCTCCGGATATCGGATTCAAGATATTCATAATCTTTGATTCTACTGCTCTCTTCATATCATTGGCTGTTGTGATTGTCCAAACATCAGTGGTTGTTATTGAGAGGAaagcaaagagacaaatgatGGCAGTTATAAATAAGTTGATGTGGGTAGCATGTGTGCTGATTTCTGTGGCATTTATTGCAATGTCATACATAATTGTTGGGGATCATAAAGAGTTGGCTATAGCAGCCACAGTTCTAGGAACAGTGATTATGGCAGCTACGTTGGGAACACTCTGTTATTGGGTGATTACTCACCACCTTGAGGCCTCAAGATTGCGAAGTCTTAGGACAACAATGAGCAGTAGGCAGTCAATGTCTATGTCAATGATGTCAGGATCGGAGAATGAGTATAAGACAGTGTATGCAATCTAACTTTGATTTCTACCATTTCAGAGTTCTCCCTCCTTTTTTGGCCAGTTACACTAACATTGATGTAGGGTTTGTTTCTTAGGAAAACAAACATTAACTAACATGCCTTTGCAGAACACAGGCTAAAGATGTAATCATAGTTTCCTTGATAAGTGAATGTGTCATTCTAAATTGTAAGTATTGGATCATACCTATTTTGAGTATTTTCAAGTTAGCTTcatcagaaaataaataatatacataCTTACTGCCGTTCCCTCTATGTCCTATATTGCAGAATTTTTTTAGATGAATTATCATGGCTTGCAATAACTTTGCTATTAATGAGTAAATAGTATTTCTTATGTAAAGTGATTTTATGAATTTCTGGAATCCACTTCTGTAATAAAGTAGATCCCCCGATATTTTGAGCAGCGGTATAGTAGCAAATCccaaagaatttttttagatgAATTATTATGGCTTGCAATAACTTTGCTATTAATGAGTAACTAGTATTTCCATAACATCAAATAAGAGATCATGACGcctaccaaaaaagaaaaaggaagagagtGAAGTCGATCAATTTCAGATTTTTAGTCCTAtcaaatgatatttttactattattattattattattattattattattattattaagattaCTTACTTTGGAGTTTGGACACCTGGTTTGTGTATATATAATAAACCaaagaataaaaaggaaaaagcaaACAGAAAGTTTTGCTTGAGTATTACTGGAAAGTACCAACGACTGCCATGTATTCCACTTTACTAAGTTAATGTGTGCTAACTTTGTATgatttaggaaataaaataatactgtGACAAGACTTACAATTTTCTAAACCTATTTATGTTAAGTTTTCTTTGCTTCTAAGAATCTTAGGTGAAAATGAGGGAAAACAATTCCAAAACGACCTTCTGGCACATGGTCCATGCAGAAACCAGTGTCATTTCTTGTCGAAAGCTCTGGTCATGCTCTTAAGGCTCTTgatttatttatctaatttgTTGGAATCTACTATGTGTCAGTTGTAATTAGCAAAGCAATAATGAGAAGGAAAGAGAGGAATAATCCGAAGTTCAAAGTTCGAACATTCGAATGTAAGaaccaaattatatttttgttctatttAACGTCTCCATCGAAGTAAAATCTATGACGACCTTTTGCATTGCGTTGTGTTAAGGAAAAAAGAGACAGCATTCACTATTTCATAGATCAGTGGGCTAAAAACTTAAAAGGATAGAAGCTGATGTGAAGTGTGTTAGCGTCAACTTAATATATGTTGGGGAACAGGTCGTGAAAAGTTACATGGTAAAAAGAAACGTAATTGCTTACTAATTTTTCAACTTGTAAACATTCAAAAGaataaagggaaaaaatataTGACAATATACTAGCAGATTTGAAACCTTGAATATCTGCTGACAGTACTCACGTGTTCCACTTTATCACTGCACCCAACAGTGCCACCttcctatttttcttttgaaagggTCAAAAGGATAAGATCAATATTTACTTATTATAGGTGTGTTTATaatattctttatatatatatatatagtattattaTTGAACTATACTTGTTGTCGTGTTATGCATACACATTTGACTCCAAATACAATGTTTCCTGTTTTCTATCAATATTTTCATGTTCAAACCATTAAAAATGAGAGCCTATAACAGTGCCGTTTGCTAGCTAGTTGGACACGACATGATCGAAAAATGCAAATGAAAGTGTTAATAATGCATTGCTATTGTCGTGTACGAGGAGCATAACAACTAGAGCATGGGAAGGTTTATATTTGTTAGTTCAAAATTCTCTTGAGTCGGGATTTGTTTAGGGAGAAGCAATATTTTCGAAGGAGCTAGCTAGGGAAACCAATCAACACTAGCAAATGGCTTGACAAATGAAGTGACTAACGCAAGTTGCAACTCTTCGATGATATCAATGAAACCCACAAAGATCTTTTCGGTTAGTGTCTTCTTATTCTAGTTCGTAAGCTGCCGGGAGCGGGACCCCTTGGAATAGAAATGTACaagatgaaaagaaaacaacaaatcaATTCTCAGAATATATGTAAATGTCTCTACCAGTTAAGTTACAAAATAtctttaatgtttatatataaaaaaaaatctaaggtTGCATGCTTTCTTTGtatgattatatttgttgtttctttttttcagaaaaaaataattttaagagggGAGAAGATATAGAGGAACTtataaactttttattattggGTTCTGTGTATAAAGTGTAACAGAAAATTCAAATACTAATAACATCTTaatcttaaaaacaaattgaaactATCTTTTGGGTTTAGACGAAAAGAACTGGATTATTATCCATCTTCAAGCTATGTGTACAAATATTTAGACACATTTTTAACAGTCATTCTTGTCTTAATATGTGTTGACacctaatttgaattttaagttccaaatctttcttttcattttgtttataattattatcattatctttCTTGGATAGGACTATTTCCAAGTTCCACTTCAGCTTCTCTTTCGTATACAAAATCATTTTCATGAGGTCCATCAAATCTCATGTCTGACCTTTTCAACATCTTGAGCTTTTTCGTCATtgcatttattcatttttttggtcaatTTAAGCTTCTTCATTTCCTATAGGCTCCATGATTGTGACATTGCACCTTTGATAAAGATGTTAGAAAGTGGTCTAATTCCTTTAACCAGTTCTTCAGTCTCCATCTAAACGTCAATTAGTTTTTTCAAAATGTGTGCTTATCTGTGCTCTTCTTTTAATTATGATCTTACTTCTGTCTTCATTTCTAATCTACTTCTCCCTCATAAATCTAAAACAAAACTATTTCCTTTCATATGAACTTTGAATACTTCTATCTTGTATGTAtctttaaaacataatttttatgtttgaacAATACCTTATAATATTAGAGATTATTTTCAAACATGCGTGCTTTTAACTGCAATTGTTCTTTTGTCTTTCACTGAAATATGTGTCTCATTTTCAATTCTAACTTTCGACATAGCATTTTTGTTGAGTTCTTTAAGAAATCTCAATCATAAGTCTGGTTTGTACaatcacaattaatatttattagttgTATATCAGTACATcatgtggaaagaaaaaaaaaaaagttaatatttagTTCAAATTAAATGATTTGTCTGTGTCCGAATTAGATGAGACGGCGAATCCAAATTCTAATATTGatatgtttgaactttgaactaATGAGTGGCTTGACTGAAGCAATATGAGTTTTCTTCGAATTCCTTGAATCTGAGGCTCCCCTCCAATGGTGGAGGCGAAGACACTAACATTCAAGTAAGTAAAAACTCCACACAAAGGCTGTGTAGTAAATGCTTATCTTTTGTAATGAcattggatatatatatatatatatattttattcttcgtaccccattgcccagaggctcttcgctatgcgaaggtatgggggagggatattgtacgcagccttacccttgcatatgcaaagaggctgtttccggattcgaacccatgactaacaagtcaccaaggcacaactttaccgctgcacccggttatatatatatatatatatatatatatatatatatatataaaagtgtcAGATTTGGATTGAAATCCTTGGCATGGAATCCAACCCATTATGAACCATTATACATTATTTTGGTGTGTATTTATATGACTTTTagcataaataatcattttgatCACTTGTAAATTGATGACACATTTAtgaaagaatgaaaattttgatttaatactTATGAATCTATAAAGAAATGTGACAATTAAATCTTGATGTACAACCAAATGAAATTGATTCATAAACTATACAACTTCATATCAAATTGTTCTTAAACATTACAATTATGATCAAATTGTtcaatgaaaatttaataattagatttaattgtcacattttttacacatttaaaaactaaatcaaaattttggctcttttaaaaaattacatagtcATTAGTTTACACATGgaccaaaattattatttattcttttagcATTGGAATTCCACTTTGGTCAACTTTCCTAGATGCATTTGGGCTCAACAAAGGATTTAGAGTGAATTGGGCTCAAGCCCAATCCGTAACAATATTTGTTAGACATAAGACAGAGTTGAGGGGTTTTACCTTCAACATCGAACACAAAATTATTCACTTGCATTTCTACCgaagtaattaatttagttgaatATCTGAGGCTATGTAATATAAGAATGGTTTTTTGTTATGCATACAAACTTTTTACTCATAAGAACGTTTGGTAGGgaggaaaatattttcatggAATAACCTAATATAATGTTTCCTGTCTTCTATCAATAGTTCCCTGTTCAAATTACGGCCACTAAATGAAAGCTTAAATTGCTATTTGCTAGCTAGTTTGACGCAACAGGATCGATATATAAATGCAAATGAAGGGCTAATAATGCATTCCTATTGTCGTGTGCGAGGAACATAATAACCACCAGAGCAAGGAaacgttcatttctttgttcAAAATTCTCAACGCAGGATTTGGTTTATGAGAAGCAATATTTTCCATAGGAGGGACAGCAATGGCTTGAGAATTTGATGTGACTATTGCAAGTTGCAAACTCTTGGATGATATTGATGCCCATGAGACCATGACACCCACGAAGATCTGTTGGGTTggtgctttcttcttcttcttaaacTGCCGGGACCCTTGGAATATACAACTGTACaagatgaaaagaaaacaacaaatcaGTTCTCAGAATATGTAAATGTCTCTAGTACTACTCAATCAAGTTGCAAAACATCTCAATGTTAACCTCTATCTACTGGTTGCATGCTTCCTTATGATTAGTTGATTACATCCATCTCCGGATTGGGTGCAGCCAGTTGAGTGACATAATTCATATTTTGATCCTATATAAGCATATGatattaattatacatttgacacaatgaaaatttaaaaggtTTTACCTGAATGGTTTTCATAACCAGTGTTCTCAATTGACACCCTAggagttaaaagaaaaaatatcttactaaaaatcatatgaaaacacatttaaaaattaaaaaatgtgcaTTTTTACACATCCCTGATAAAAGTTTTTTCCAATTAACATTCTTAATCACAGATTAACATTTATCTTATTGGCACAAAAGTAATGCATATTTGGGGGTACAGTAAGAATCCACTCAGAAGTAGTACGTTAAGTTATTTCTCCAACTCAAAAAATACGTTTGGAATCCTCCTAAT encodes the following:
- the LOC114400350 gene encoding ankyrin repeat-containing protein At5g02620-like, with protein sequence MMKKQLTGIRGDSPLQSAIRVGNLELVLEIISQSPEDELKELLSKQNNSFETALYVAAENGHLDILKELIRYHDIGLASFKARNGFDPFHIAAKNGHLEIVKVLMEAFPEISMTVDLSNTTGLHTAAAQGHIEVVNFLLEKGSSLITIAKSNGKTVLHSAARNGYVEVVKALLSKEPEIAMRIDKKGQTALHMAVKGQNLELVDELVKLNPSLANMVDAKGNTALHIATRKGRLQVVQKLLDCREIDTDVINKSGETALDTAEKNGRLEIANFLQHRGAQSAKSIKSPTTNTALELKRTVSDIKSGVHNQLEHTIKTQRRMQGIAKRINKMHTEGLNNAINSNTVVAVLIATVAFAAIFNVPGQYPEKQNELSPGMSPGEAYIAPDIGFKIFIIFDSTALFISLAVVIVQTSVVVIERKAKRQMMAVINKLMWVACVLISVAFIAMSYIIVGDHKELAIAATVLGTVIMAATLGTLCYWVITHHLEASRLRSLRTTMSSRQSMSMSMMSGSENEYKTVYAI